Proteins from a single region of Haloarcula laminariae:
- a CDS encoding class I SAM-dependent methyltransferase — MDRSRAAVRETYERIGAHFSKTREYAWPEVESFVADAPTCGTALDIGCGNGRHSALLADVADRVVGLDASRALLSAAAERVGDRTALALGDAARLPLADDTVDLAVYVATLHHLPSAADRGASLDELARVLSPGGRALVSVWSTAHDRFDTSEDAETGFDTTVDWTLPGGETVPRFYHIYAPAEFRRALDRSGLATVSFEISSGNCYAVVRSEGKGP; from the coding sequence CGCCGTCCGCGAGACCTACGAGCGAATCGGCGCCCACTTCTCGAAGACCCGCGAGTACGCCTGGCCGGAGGTCGAGTCCTTCGTCGCGGACGCTCCGACCTGCGGGACGGCCCTCGATATCGGCTGCGGCAACGGCCGCCATTCCGCCCTGCTCGCCGACGTGGCCGACCGGGTCGTCGGGCTCGACGCGTCCCGGGCGCTGCTTTCGGCGGCCGCCGAGCGCGTCGGTGACCGTACCGCGCTCGCCCTCGGGGACGCCGCTCGCCTGCCCCTGGCCGACGACACCGTTGACTTGGCCGTCTACGTCGCGACCCTCCACCACCTCCCCTCGGCCGCCGACCGGGGCGCGAGCCTGGACGAACTCGCCCGGGTGCTCTCCCCCGGCGGTCGGGCGCTGGTCAGCGTCTGGAGCACGGCCCACGACCGCTTCGACACCTCCGAAGACGCCGAGACCGGCTTCGACACCACCGTCGACTGGACGCTTCCCGGCGGCGAGACGGTGCCCCGGTTCTACCACATCTACGCCCCGGCGGAGTTCCGGCGGGCACTGGACCGTAGCGGCCTGGCGACGGTGTCGTTCGAGATTTCCAGCGGCAACTGCTACGCCGTCGTCCGGTCCGAAGGGAAAGGTCCTTAA